One segment of Solanum lycopersicum chromosome 1, SLM_r2.1 DNA contains the following:
- the LOC101251214 gene encoding nitrogen regulatory protein P-II homolog isoform X2: MKALLKIGIRGVTVSDVRGFGAQGGLIERQAGSEFSEDTFVTKVKMEIVVSKDQVEGVLAKIIEEARTGEIGYGKIFLTPISDVIRVRTGERGEKAERMMGGHADMSSALSTS; this comes from the exons ATGAAGGCACTACTGAAAATAGGTATTCGTGGTGTCACTGTTTCGGATGTTCGTGGTTTTGGCGCCCAAGGTGGCTTGATTGAGAGGCAAGCTG GCTCTGAATTCTCTGAAGACACGTTTGTTACAAAAGTTAAAATGGAAATTGTTGTCAGCAAAGACCAG GTTGAAGGAGTCCTTGCCAAGATAATTGAAGAGGCAAGAACTGGTGAAATAGGTTATGGAAAGATATTCT TGACTCCCATCTCCGATGTTATAAGAGTTCGCACTG GTGAACGGGGAGAAAAGGCAGAGAGGATGATGGGAGGGCATGCTGATATGTCCTCTGCATTATCAACTTCTTGA
- the LOC101251214 gene encoding uncharacterized protein isoform X1 yields MYYVYDISHQMGLFYVEAEMVISDELQEFCVLECSGCKQKKHRKDRKDFHCPKCNRKTTLLPRCIFQTDLTDGTATVTAFISAELREKLLSMTAEDIFDITCAKKQSLHINHFHEMLSNKLYQIQLRKSSWGTSNNTQATYSIISYMEKQHTPTTTIDRNSKKVRPLEISEMEVTETTTAAGSSNATLKFEPPTPTKKL; encoded by the exons AtgtattatgtatatgatatttCCCATCAGATGGGACTCTTCTATGTTGAAGCAGAAATGGTCATATCAGATGAATTGCAAGAGTTTTGTGTACTTGAATGCTCAGGATGCAAACAAAAGAAGCACAGAAAAGATAGAAAGGATTTTCATTGTCCAAAATGCAATCGGAAAACAACATTACTTCCTCG GTGTATCTTTCAAACTGATCTTACTGACGGTACTGCTACAGTCACAGCATTTATCTCTGCGGAATTGAGAGAAAAACTACTCTCCATGACAGCGGAAGACATATTTGACATAACCTGTGCTAAG AAGCAATCCTTGCATATTAATCATTTCCATGAGATGTTGTCCAACAAACTATATCAAATTCAGCTAAGGAAGTCATCTTGGGGTACCTCAAACAACACACAAGCAACTTACTCCATTATTTCCTACATGGAAAAGCAACATACTCCAACAACCACTATTGACAGGAATTCCAAAAAGGTAAGACCTTTGGAGATAAGTGAGATGGAGGTGACAGAAACAACTACTGCAGCTGGTTCTTCAAATGCAACTCTGAAATTTGAACCACCTACACCAACAAAAAAACTGTAA
- the LOC101260961 gene encoding uncharacterized protein isoform X1 — protein MNEQVKMMNQQQRMSMGQNQMISMSQPQILNPQLQQQPQQQQPQMMNRSYRMWPQPPMPPPSMVDQLKFQNPNNHNLKQFVPGKHPKPLGPRNNWKGKKVNKKDKRMDGVRRNEIGTSGSGSSIAGGIVGNQGGYKPPTLNDLQQQNRLKARRFFPKKKFYHNNNNNNNNNRTAPYAPRNTSSYIIRAKKSGGIASLVSPCPVTPAVLPTPMFSPSREVLIDMAKEEWGVDGYGSMNGLIRLRSPGHEAEGPEDEEEEEGGSSESDVEEHVEVERRLDHDLSRFEMIYPNYSGTEYNNVLGNRVDDQDTHIAQLEEENLILKDRLFLMERELGDLRRRLLSLERQGRGYDEMNEEVVENETESETESHGDGHSLEDNNAELIERPMEGVGNVKGNEENRIEDDTEFAENEERVGKEREQVDGDDVTVEKESNEVGKEDEVDGGDGMFGLLKKEIIDNPESKSEFKDDGAVKTGDEVEFSQLNKNNENEVEASDNAIDEDVTMEEASRVDVDEDSQTKNEDELTGDK, from the exons atgAATGAGCAAGTAAAAATGATGAACCAACAACAGAGGATGAGTATGGGTCAAAACCAAATGATAAGTATGAGTCAACCTCAGATCTTGAATCCACAGCTTCAACAACAACCACAGCAG CAGCAGCCTCAGATGATGAATCGGAGCTATAGGATGTGGCCGCAGCCGCCTATGCCACCGCCGTCTATGGTGGATCAACTCAAATTTCAAAACCctaataatcataatttgaaGCAATTTGTTCCTGGAAAGCATCCCAAACCCTTGGGTCCTAGAAACAATTGGAAGGGTAAAAAGGTAAATAAGAAGGATAAGAGAATGGATGGAGTTAGGAGGAACGAGATTGGAACTAGCGGTAGTGGTAGTAGTATTGCCGGAGGAATTGTTGGAAATCAAGGCGGGTATAAGCCACCTACGTTAAATGATTTACAACAACAAAATCGCTTAAAGGCCAGGAGGTTTTTCCCTAAGAagaaattttatcataataataataacaacaacaacaataacaggACTGCACCGTATGCGCCTCGGAACACGTCTTCATATATTATTAGGGCTAAAAAGAGTGGTGGTATTGCTTCTTTGGTGTCTCCTTGTCCTGTGACTCCTGCTGTCTTGCCCACTCCGATGTTTTCTCCATCTAGGGAAGTGTTGATAGATATGGCGAAAGAGGAGTGGGGAGTGGATGGGTATGGATCGATGAATGGGTTGATTAGACTGAGGTCGCCAGGTCACGAGGCAGAAGGACCTGAGGATGAGGAAGAAGAGGAGGGAGGATCAAGTGAGAGTGATGTGGAAGAACATGTGGAGGTTGAAAGGCGGTTGGATCATGATTTGAGCAGGTTTGAGATGATTTACCCAAACTATAGCGGGACAGAGTATAACAATGTGTTGGGTAACCGTGTGGATGATCAGGATACCCATATTGCTCAATTGGAGGAAGAGAACTTGATTTTGAAGGATAGATTGTTCTTGATGGAGAGGGAGTTGGGTGATTTGAGGAGGAGGTTGCTGAGTCTTGAGAGGCAAGGCCGTGGCTATGATGAGATGAATGAGGAGGTTGTGGAGAATGAGACTGAGAGTGAGACTGAGAGTCATGGCGATGGCCATTCTTTGGAGGATAACAATGCTGAACTGATTGAAAGGCCCATGGAAGGAGTTGGGAATGTGAAGGGGAATGAAGAGAATAGGATTGAGGATGACACAGAGTTTGCAGAAAATGAAGAGAGAGTTGGAAAAGAAAGGGAACAGGTTGATGGAGATGATGTGACTGTTGAAAAGGAATCCAATGAAGTTGGAAAAGAAGATGAAGTTGATGGAGGAGATGGTATGTTCGGACTCCTTAAGAAGGAAATCATTGACAATCCTGAAAGCAAGAGTGAATTTAAAGATGATGGAGCCGTGAAAACTGGGGATGAGGTTGAGTTCAGTCAATTGAACAAGAACAATGAAAATGAGGTTGAGGCATCGGATAATGCAATTGATGAAGATGTTACCATGGAGGAGGCTTCTAGAGTGGATGTTGATGAAGATTCCCAAACAAAGAATGAGGATGAATTGACAGGAGATAAATGA
- the LOC101260961 gene encoding uncharacterized protein isoform X2: protein MNEQVKMMNQQQRMSMGQNQMISMSQPQILNPQLQQQPQQQPQMMNRSYRMWPQPPMPPPSMVDQLKFQNPNNHNLKQFVPGKHPKPLGPRNNWKGKKVNKKDKRMDGVRRNEIGTSGSGSSIAGGIVGNQGGYKPPTLNDLQQQNRLKARRFFPKKKFYHNNNNNNNNNRTAPYAPRNTSSYIIRAKKSGGIASLVSPCPVTPAVLPTPMFSPSREVLIDMAKEEWGVDGYGSMNGLIRLRSPGHEAEGPEDEEEEEGGSSESDVEEHVEVERRLDHDLSRFEMIYPNYSGTEYNNVLGNRVDDQDTHIAQLEEENLILKDRLFLMERELGDLRRRLLSLERQGRGYDEMNEEVVENETESETESHGDGHSLEDNNAELIERPMEGVGNVKGNEENRIEDDTEFAENEERVGKEREQVDGDDVTVEKESNEVGKEDEVDGGDGMFGLLKKEIIDNPESKSEFKDDGAVKTGDEVEFSQLNKNNENEVEASDNAIDEDVTMEEASRVDVDEDSQTKNEDELTGDK, encoded by the exons atgAATGAGCAAGTAAAAATGATGAACCAACAACAGAGGATGAGTATGGGTCAAAACCAAATGATAAGTATGAGTCAACCTCAGATCTTGAATCCACAGCTTCAACAACAACCACAGCAG CAGCCTCAGATGATGAATCGGAGCTATAGGATGTGGCCGCAGCCGCCTATGCCACCGCCGTCTATGGTGGATCAACTCAAATTTCAAAACCctaataatcataatttgaaGCAATTTGTTCCTGGAAAGCATCCCAAACCCTTGGGTCCTAGAAACAATTGGAAGGGTAAAAAGGTAAATAAGAAGGATAAGAGAATGGATGGAGTTAGGAGGAACGAGATTGGAACTAGCGGTAGTGGTAGTAGTATTGCCGGAGGAATTGTTGGAAATCAAGGCGGGTATAAGCCACCTACGTTAAATGATTTACAACAACAAAATCGCTTAAAGGCCAGGAGGTTTTTCCCTAAGAagaaattttatcataataataataacaacaacaacaataacaggACTGCACCGTATGCGCCTCGGAACACGTCTTCATATATTATTAGGGCTAAAAAGAGTGGTGGTATTGCTTCTTTGGTGTCTCCTTGTCCTGTGACTCCTGCTGTCTTGCCCACTCCGATGTTTTCTCCATCTAGGGAAGTGTTGATAGATATGGCGAAAGAGGAGTGGGGAGTGGATGGGTATGGATCGATGAATGGGTTGATTAGACTGAGGTCGCCAGGTCACGAGGCAGAAGGACCTGAGGATGAGGAAGAAGAGGAGGGAGGATCAAGTGAGAGTGATGTGGAAGAACATGTGGAGGTTGAAAGGCGGTTGGATCATGATTTGAGCAGGTTTGAGATGATTTACCCAAACTATAGCGGGACAGAGTATAACAATGTGTTGGGTAACCGTGTGGATGATCAGGATACCCATATTGCTCAATTGGAGGAAGAGAACTTGATTTTGAAGGATAGATTGTTCTTGATGGAGAGGGAGTTGGGTGATTTGAGGAGGAGGTTGCTGAGTCTTGAGAGGCAAGGCCGTGGCTATGATGAGATGAATGAGGAGGTTGTGGAGAATGAGACTGAGAGTGAGACTGAGAGTCATGGCGATGGCCATTCTTTGGAGGATAACAATGCTGAACTGATTGAAAGGCCCATGGAAGGAGTTGGGAATGTGAAGGGGAATGAAGAGAATAGGATTGAGGATGACACAGAGTTTGCAGAAAATGAAGAGAGAGTTGGAAAAGAAAGGGAACAGGTTGATGGAGATGATGTGACTGTTGAAAAGGAATCCAATGAAGTTGGAAAAGAAGATGAAGTTGATGGAGGAGATGGTATGTTCGGACTCCTTAAGAAGGAAATCATTGACAATCCTGAAAGCAAGAGTGAATTTAAAGATGATGGAGCCGTGAAAACTGGGGATGAGGTTGAGTTCAGTCAATTGAACAAGAACAATGAAAATGAGGTTGAGGCATCGGATAATGCAATTGATGAAGATGTTACCATGGAGGAGGCTTCTAGAGTGGATGTTGATGAAGATTCCCAAACAAAGAATGAGGATGAATTGACAGGAGATAAATGA